In Salinibacter sp. 10B, the following proteins share a genomic window:
- the recJ gene encoding single-stranded-DNA-specific exonuclease RecJ gives MAEWIQPPSPPVPDEIKTLVGGNALVAQLLAQRGIQSVEEARPFLNPDCYTPSPPEALPDLEAGARRIQEAIETGQRILVWGDFDVDGQTSTALLVDALTELGADVSYHIPLRETESHGVNTENLAPYLDEGIEVVLTCDTGISSHEALELAASRGADVVVTDHHDLPAELPPAKALINPKRLEKDHPLRTLPGVGVAYKFIQALAENTDLDPTDYLDLVALGIVADIAHQRKDTRYLLQRGLEKLQETRRPGLRAVMQNANVTPEAADEEDIGYQIGPRLNAVGRLGDANISVPLLTTEDPEEATEIASQLEELNDRRRLLTDQVFESARQKIRRSPHLLQYAVLLLYGEQWPAGVIGIVAHRLVEEYHKPAILLTSADQKSEGPPLARGSARSIEDLDISGAIGDHADILESFGGHPMAAGLTLPESEIARFRRLVSRSIVEQKGGEELTPTLQIDSYVSLEDLTLDLVDAIQQLAPFGPGNREVVLACRNLQVGEVKEIGESGDHLKITVTDREGRSQQVLNWNAAKQDLPSGVFDLALKISDNVFRGERSVQLTWEDARERRKEPTGQEDGQAKPSVKTIDHRGEEDLASLLRKLDEKEDTQVWLEATSVTGVDARSRSALTLCKELVVGTIPPSRQVLQETLQDCQPEVLHIVGVEPEVDTLPTFTRRLLGLSKHAIKTGKSPSLQQLAEMMAHEKSTVRLGLSWLQEKGKIQVSGPDSRLQIEAGAGKGSPNSETSQELKRSLEEARAYRRYAFSTYGSRVQT, from the coding sequence GTGGCCGAATGGATTCAGCCTCCTTCTCCTCCTGTTCCTGACGAGATCAAAACGCTCGTCGGCGGCAATGCCCTTGTGGCCCAGCTGCTGGCCCAGCGGGGCATTCAGTCCGTCGAGGAAGCCCGCCCGTTCTTGAATCCAGATTGCTACACCCCCTCCCCACCCGAAGCGCTCCCCGATCTCGAGGCTGGTGCGCGCCGGATCCAAGAGGCAATCGAAACCGGCCAACGGATTCTCGTTTGGGGAGACTTCGACGTAGATGGGCAAACGTCTACGGCCCTCCTCGTCGACGCATTGACCGAGCTTGGAGCCGACGTTTCCTATCACATTCCCCTTCGCGAGACTGAGTCTCACGGCGTCAATACAGAAAACCTCGCTCCTTATCTCGATGAGGGCATTGAGGTTGTTCTCACCTGCGATACCGGCATCTCCTCACACGAGGCCCTGGAACTTGCCGCAAGCCGCGGAGCAGACGTCGTTGTCACCGACCACCACGACCTTCCCGCGGAGCTGCCCCCAGCAAAGGCGCTTATCAATCCGAAGCGTCTGGAGAAAGACCACCCTCTCCGAACGCTGCCAGGGGTGGGGGTTGCCTACAAGTTTATCCAGGCACTCGCTGAAAACACGGACCTGGATCCTACAGACTACCTCGATCTGGTTGCTTTGGGAATTGTGGCGGACATTGCCCACCAGCGGAAGGACACTCGTTACCTCCTTCAACGGGGGCTAGAGAAGCTTCAGGAGACCCGGCGGCCGGGCCTAAGGGCCGTAATGCAGAACGCAAACGTCACCCCTGAGGCCGCCGATGAGGAAGACATCGGCTACCAGATCGGCCCTCGACTGAACGCTGTCGGCCGACTTGGAGACGCGAATATTTCTGTCCCTCTACTTACGACCGAAGACCCGGAGGAAGCTACGGAGATCGCCTCCCAACTCGAAGAACTGAACGACCGCCGCAGGCTTCTGACCGACCAGGTATTCGAGTCCGCCCGGCAGAAGATTCGGCGCAGCCCCCACCTTCTCCAGTATGCTGTCCTCCTTCTTTACGGCGAGCAGTGGCCTGCCGGCGTGATTGGGATCGTCGCTCATCGGCTGGTCGAAGAGTACCACAAGCCCGCCATTCTTCTTACCTCTGCGGATCAGAAAAGCGAGGGGCCTCCCCTGGCTCGCGGCTCGGCCCGCTCAATCGAGGACCTCGACATCTCCGGGGCGATCGGCGACCATGCTGACATCTTGGAGTCCTTTGGAGGGCACCCGATGGCTGCCGGGCTTACTCTTCCAGAAAGCGAGATCGCGCGGTTCCGGCGCCTCGTGTCTCGCTCAATCGTAGAGCAGAAGGGTGGCGAGGAGCTTACCCCAACGCTTCAGATTGACAGTTACGTCTCCCTAGAGGACCTCACGCTTGATCTGGTAGACGCGATCCAGCAGCTTGCTCCCTTCGGTCCGGGCAACCGGGAAGTGGTTCTCGCCTGCCGCAACCTTCAGGTCGGCGAAGTCAAAGAGATTGGCGAAAGCGGAGACCATCTCAAGATCACTGTGACCGACCGAGAAGGCCGCTCCCAGCAGGTCCTCAACTGGAACGCCGCTAAGCAGGACCTCCCCTCCGGCGTCTTCGACCTAGCCCTCAAGATCTCAGACAATGTCTTTCGGGGAGAACGGTCTGTTCAGCTGACCTGGGAGGACGCGCGTGAGCGACGAAAGGAGCCGACCGGCCAAGAGGATGGTCAGGCCAAACCATCAGTTAAAACAATCGATCATCGGGGCGAGGAAGACCTAGCCTCGCTCCTCCGCAAACTCGACGAGAAAGAGGACACCCAGGTGTGGTTGGAAGCTACCTCTGTGACGGGCGTAGACGCCAGAAGCAGAAGTGCCCTGACCTTATGTAAGGAGCTTGTCGTTGGAACGATCCCACCTAGCAGGCAGGTGCTACAAGAGACCCTCCAGGACTGCCAGCCGGAGGTCCTTCATATCGTTGGCGTAGAGCCGGAGGTAGACACGCTTCCGACATTCACCAGGCGACTTCTGGGCCTCTCGAAGCATGCGATTAAGACCGGAAAGTCTCCCTCTCTGCAGCAACTAGCAGAAATGATGGCTCACGAGAAAAGCACCGTTCGTCTGGGCCTGAGCTGGCTCCAGGAAAAGGGGAAGATCCAAGTCTCCGGGCCCGACTCGCGCTTACAGATCGAAGCCGGCGCCGGAAAGGGAAGCCCCAATTCAGAGACCTCCCAAGAGTTGAAACGGTCTCTTGAAGAGGCAAGAGCCTATCGGCGGTACGCCTTTTCGACATACGGGTCGCGAGTTCAGACGTGA
- a CDS encoding helix-turn-helix transcriptional regulator, producing the protein MSIPKPVKESIATALGHELHRHRKDEKLTQAELAEKAGVHETYVSQLERGLNVPSVDIVFVLCDALEIEVGPFLEEVKRLAEEYRE; encoded by the coding sequence ATGAGCATTCCGAAGCCGGTAAAGGAATCAATTGCTACTGCATTGGGCCACGAGCTCCATCGCCACAGGAAAGACGAGAAGCTTACCCAGGCAGAGCTCGCGGAGAAGGCGGGGGTCCACGAAACGTATGTCTCTCAACTGGAGCGCGGACTGAACGTGCCTTCGGTCGACATCGTGTTCGTGCTTTGCGATGCCCTTGAGATTGAGGTCGGTCCTTTTCTTGAAGAAGTAAAGCGCTTAGCTGAGGAGTACCGGGAGTAG
- a CDS encoding AbiEi antitoxin N-terminal domain-containing protein, translating to MPNSKQTNTDRLLDLAEEKGILRAREVEKEGIPRQYLSRLTRRGELERIGRGLYQRPDHEPTAHHSLAVAAKRIPKARICLLSALRFHELTTQNPFDVWISIGHKDRRPKVENLSLQVVRMSGKARREGVEEHHLEGVTVPIYNPPKTVADCFKYRSRVGLDVALEALRDFYRQGGSMDTLWHYAGTCHVQSVIRPYMEAIVS from the coding sequence ATGCCAAACAGCAAGCAGACAAATACCGACCGCCTTCTCGACCTTGCCGAGGAGAAAGGTATCCTCCGTGCCCGCGAGGTTGAGAAAGAGGGAATCCCAAGGCAGTACCTTTCTCGGCTCACCCGAAGAGGGGAGCTTGAACGCATCGGGCGCGGCCTCTACCAGCGACCCGATCACGAGCCAACTGCTCACCACTCCCTGGCCGTGGCGGCTAAGCGCATTCCCAAAGCGAGAATCTGCCTCCTCTCTGCGCTCCGCTTTCACGAGCTTACGACCCAAAACCCGTTCGACGTATGGATATCCATCGGCCACAAAGATCGCCGGCCAAAGGTTGAGAATCTCTCACTTCAAGTCGTCCGGATGTCTGGAAAGGCTCGCAGAGAAGGAGTTGAAGAGCACCACCTCGAAGGCGTCACTGTCCCCATCTACAACCCTCCTAAGACCGTCGCCGACTGCTTCAAGTATCGGAGCCGCGTCGGGCTGGATGTCGCTCTCGAGGCGCTGAGGGACTTTTATAGACAAGGTGGTTCAATGGATACCCTCTGGCACTACGCCGGCACATGCCACGTGCAGAGCGTCATTCGGCCGTACATGGAAGCGATCGTATCCTGA
- a CDS encoding nucleotidyl transferase AbiEii/AbiGii toxin family protein — MRDRLLNRKRKTGENYEALLTRHALERFLYRLSTSSFRNQFVLKGAYAFLVWEGDLHRPTRDIDFLGFGQPEQLEEAIREIASTEVPEDGVEFDPESVEARPIRDEDEYGGTRIKLDAGIGSAELRLQIDVGFGDAVTPAPEDISFPSLLDFPTPKVRSYPKAPVVAEKLHGLVVLGIANSRMKDFYDLWYLSQNFTFQGELLTEAIQATFDRRETSLPDSSPLSLSEAFAQDNQKQQQWSAFVQRTRLEEDVPDLQHVIDELGQFLLPPLEAASREKPLSAQWLPPGPWRSESA, encoded by the coding sequence GTGCGCGACCGGCTTCTAAACCGGAAACGCAAGACAGGCGAGAACTATGAAGCACTTCTCACCCGCCACGCCCTGGAGCGCTTTCTGTATAGGCTCAGCACATCGAGCTTCCGCAACCAGTTCGTGCTCAAGGGAGCGTACGCCTTTCTCGTCTGGGAAGGAGATCTGCACCGCCCGACTCGTGACATCGACTTTCTCGGTTTCGGCCAGCCCGAACAGCTCGAAGAAGCGATCCGAGAAATTGCTTCGACAGAGGTGCCGGAAGACGGCGTAGAGTTTGACCCTGAAAGTGTCGAGGCCCGTCCAATCCGTGACGAGGACGAGTACGGAGGCACACGCATCAAACTGGACGCCGGGATCGGCAGTGCAGAGCTGCGTCTTCAGATCGATGTCGGTTTCGGAGATGCCGTAACACCCGCACCTGAGGACATCTCCTTTCCCTCACTGCTGGACTTTCCAACGCCAAAGGTCCGCTCTTATCCTAAAGCCCCCGTCGTCGCCGAAAAGCTACACGGACTCGTTGTACTCGGCATCGCCAACAGCCGGATGAAGGACTTCTACGATCTTTGGTACCTGAGTCAGAACTTCACCTTCCAGGGTGAGCTCCTCACTGAGGCCATCCAGGCCACCTTCGACCGGAGAGAGACGTCACTTCCTGATTCCAGTCCACTCTCATTGAGTGAGGCTTTCGCTCAAGACAATCAGAAACAACAGCAGTGGTCGGCGTTCGTCCAGCGGACCAGGTTGGAGGAAGACGTTCCCGACCTGCAACATGTAATCGATGAGCTAGGTCAGTTTCTTCTTCCACCGCTTGAAGCAGCGAGTAGGGAAAAACCATTGAGCGCCCAGTGGTTACCGCCGGGCCCGTGGCGCTCCGAGTCAGCCTAA